In Streptomyces chartreusis NRRL 3882, the following are encoded in one genomic region:
- a CDS encoding diacylglycerol/lipid kinase family protein — protein sequence MRALLVVNPAATTTSARTRDVLIHALASEMKLEAVTTEYRGHARDLGRHAAESDDIDLVVALGGDGTVNEVVNGLLHAGPDPGHLPGLAVVPGGSTNVFARALGLPNDAVEATGALLDALRDGSERTVGLGLTSGTPGTEDEAVPSRWFTFNAGLGFDAGVVGRVEQHRERGRKSTHALYVRQVVRQLLGEPNRRHGTITLEQPGEDPVTDLVLSIVSNTSPWTFLGNRPIYAAPKASFDTGLDLFGLSRLSTAAVARYGTQLLTSSPERGPRGKHATSLHDLTEFTLHSKVPLPLQMDGDHLGLRTSVTFTGVRRALRVIV from the coding sequence ATGCGTGCACTTCTCGTGGTCAATCCGGCGGCAACCACCACAAGTGCGCGCACACGCGACGTACTGATCCACGCGCTCGCCAGCGAGATGAAGCTGGAAGCGGTCACCACCGAGTACCGCGGCCATGCGCGCGACCTGGGCCGGCACGCGGCGGAGAGCGACGACATAGACCTGGTGGTGGCCCTCGGCGGTGACGGCACGGTCAACGAGGTGGTCAACGGCCTCCTGCACGCCGGCCCCGACCCGGGGCACCTCCCCGGCCTCGCCGTGGTCCCGGGCGGCTCCACCAACGTCTTCGCCCGCGCTCTGGGCCTGCCCAACGACGCGGTGGAAGCAACCGGGGCTCTGCTGGACGCCCTGCGCGACGGCAGCGAACGCACCGTCGGCCTGGGCCTGACCTCCGGCACTCCGGGCACGGAGGACGAGGCGGTGCCCTCCCGCTGGTTCACCTTCAACGCGGGGCTCGGCTTCGACGCCGGTGTGGTCGGCCGGGTGGAGCAGCACCGCGAGCGCGGCCGGAAATCCACACACGCTCTTTACGTCCGGCAGGTCGTGCGCCAGCTCCTCGGCGAACCGAACCGCCGGCACGGGACGATCACGCTGGAGCAGCCCGGCGAGGACCCGGTCACCGATCTGGTGCTGTCCATAGTCTCGAACACCTCCCCGTGGACGTTTCTGGGGAATCGCCCGATCTACGCGGCGCCTAAGGCCTCGTTCGATACCGGACTCGATCTCTTCGGCCTCAGCCGGCTGTCCACGGCGGCGGTTGCCCGGTATGGCACCCAGTTGCTCACTTCGTCCCCCGAGCGCGGACCCCGCGGCAAGCACGCGACCTCTCTGCACGATTTGACCGAGTTCACCTTGCATTCGAAGGTGCCACTCCCCCTCCAGATGGACGGTGACCACCTGGGGCTGCGAACAAGCGTGACGTTCACAGGCGTACGCCGTGCACTGCGTGTGATTGTGTGA
- a CDS encoding WhiB family transcriptional regulator, with product MDWRHNAVCREEDPELFFPIGNTGPALLQIEEAKAVCRRCPVIEQCLQWALESGQDSGVWGGLSEDERRAMKRRAARNRARQASA from the coding sequence ATGGACTGGCGTCACAACGCCGTTTGCCGCGAGGAAGACCCCGAGCTCTTCTTCCCCATCGGCAACACCGGTCCTGCGCTGCTGCAGATCGAGGAAGCCAAGGCCGTCTGCCGTCGCTGCCCGGTGATCGAGCAGTGTCTGCAGTGGGCGCTCGAGTCCGGCCAGGACTCCGGCGTCTGGGGTGGTCTCAGCGAGGACGAGCGCCGCGCCATGAAGCGCCGCGCCGCCCGCAACCGGGCCCGTCAGGCCTCCGCCTGA
- a CDS encoding sensor histidine kinase: protein MNELVRQHTALDDTDLEWLHLLVSEWQLLSDLSFADLVLWVPTSDGTRYVSVAQMRPNTGPTSYQDDMVGHLVPRGRRPMLDAALDEGRIVREGDPEWREEVPVRVESIPVRREGRVLGVIARNTNLLTVRTPSRLELTYLQSASDLAQMIAAGSFPFANQQLDMDASPRVGDGLIRLDADGIVQYASPNALSAYHRLGLASDLVGQHLGKTTAELAPTRGPVDEALAKVASGWAPREFEIEASDGVIQFRAIPLKPKGTRIGSLVLLRDVTELRRRERELITKDATIREIHHRVKNNLQTVAALLRLQARRIESDRGREALEEAVRRVGSIAIVHETLSQNLDERVEFDDIADRVLAMVAEISPGKVTGRRTGRFGILDAEVATPLSMVLTEVLQNALEHGFREGDTGTVEVSAVRGGTSKEARLLVTVQDDGVGLPEGFDPQTAGNLGLQIVRTLVEGELGGTFDMVPAPERGTRVILDIPVPARK, encoded by the coding sequence ATGAACGAACTCGTACGCCAGCACACCGCCCTCGACGACACCGATCTCGAGTGGCTCCACCTGCTGGTCTCGGAGTGGCAGCTGCTCTCCGACCTCTCCTTCGCCGACCTGGTGCTGTGGGTCCCCACCAGCGACGGCACGAGGTACGTGTCCGTCGCGCAGATGCGGCCCAACACCGGTCCGACGTCCTACCAGGACGACATGGTGGGCCACCTCGTCCCGCGTGGCCGCCGCCCGATGCTGGACGCCGCCCTCGACGAGGGCCGCATCGTGCGCGAAGGGGACCCCGAGTGGCGTGAAGAGGTCCCCGTCCGGGTCGAGTCGATCCCCGTACGGCGCGAGGGGCGCGTCCTCGGTGTCATCGCGCGCAACACCAACCTCCTCACCGTGCGCACCCCCAGCCGCCTGGAGCTCACCTATCTCCAGAGCGCCTCCGACCTCGCGCAGATGATCGCGGCCGGCTCCTTCCCCTTCGCGAACCAGCAGCTCGACATGGACGCCTCCCCCCGGGTGGGCGACGGCCTGATCCGGCTCGACGCCGACGGCATCGTCCAGTACGCCTCCCCGAACGCGCTGTCCGCCTACCACCGCCTCGGCCTCGCCTCCGACCTCGTCGGCCAGCACCTGGGCAAGACCACCGCCGAACTCGCCCCGACCCGGGGGCCGGTGGACGAGGCGCTCGCCAAGGTCGCCAGCGGCTGGGCACCGCGCGAGTTCGAGATCGAGGCCAGCGACGGGGTCATCCAGTTCCGCGCGATCCCCCTCAAACCCAAGGGCACCCGCATCGGCTCGCTGGTCCTGCTCCGTGACGTCACCGAACTCCGTCGCCGGGAACGCGAGTTGATCACCAAGGACGCGACGATCCGGGAGATCCACCACCGCGTCAAGAACAACCTGCAGACGGTGGCGGCGCTGCTCCGCCTCCAGGCCCGGCGCATCGAATCCGACCGTGGCCGCGAGGCCCTGGAGGAGGCGGTGCGGCGCGTCGGATCGATTGCGATCGTGCACGAGACGCTCTCCCAGAACCTGGACGAGCGCGTCGAGTTCGACGACATCGCCGACCGGGTCCTGGCCATGGTCGCGGAGATCTCCCCGGGCAAGGTCACCGGCCGGCGCACCGGCCGCTTCGGCATCCTCGACGCCGAGGTCGCCACTCCGCTGTCGATGGTGCTGACCGAGGTTCTTCAGAACGCGCTGGAGCACGGCTTCCGCGAGGGCGACACCGGCACGGTCGAGGTGTCGGCGGTCCGCGGCGGTACCTCCAAGGAGGCCCGCCTGCTGGTGACCGTCCAGGACGACGGCGTCGGCCTGCCGGAAGGCTTCGATCCGCAGACCGCGGGCAATCTCGGCCTCCAGATCGTACGGACGCTCGTGGAGGGCGAGTTGGGGGGAACCTTCGACATGGTCCCGGCCCCGGAGCGCGGCACCCGCGTGATCCTCGACATCCCGGTGCCGGCGCGGAAGTAG
- a CDS encoding TetR/AcrR family transcriptional regulator yields MTGKGRGRPRGRPRSFDRETALEKALLAFWEHGYEATSVSDLTRVMDIGAPSLYAAFGDKRSLFEEVVQVYGTRYGSFTDRALAEEPTARGAVERMLREAATAYTEPGHPHGCLVVHAAANCSTPEVEQSLRDRRNANIAAFESRIRADVAAGVLPPGTDAAALARHTGAMIQGMSQQARDGASREELEAVAEIAMSIWPRTGTHTG; encoded by the coding sequence ATGACGGGCAAGGGCAGGGGGAGGCCCCGCGGCCGCCCCCGCTCCTTCGATCGCGAGACCGCCCTCGAGAAGGCGCTCCTGGCCTTCTGGGAGCACGGCTACGAGGCCACGTCCGTCTCCGACCTCACCCGCGTCATGGACATCGGCGCCCCCAGCCTCTACGCGGCCTTCGGCGACAAGCGGTCCCTGTTCGAGGAGGTGGTGCAGGTCTACGGCACGAGGTACGGCTCGTTCACCGACCGGGCCCTCGCCGAGGAGCCCACCGCCCGGGGCGCCGTCGAGCGCATGCTGCGCGAGGCCGCCACCGCGTACACGGAACCCGGCCACCCGCACGGCTGCCTCGTCGTCCACGCCGCCGCGAACTGCTCGACCCCCGAGGTCGAACAGTCGCTGCGGGACCGCCGCAACGCCAACATCGCCGCGTTCGAGAGCCGCATCAGAGCCGATGTGGCCGCCGGAGTGCTGCCCCCGGGTACCGACGCCGCCGCTCTGGCCCGTCACACCGGAGCGATGATCCAGGGCATGTCACAACAGGCGCGGGACGGGGCGAGCCGGGAGGAACTGGAGGCGGTCGCGGAAATTGCCATGTCCATCTGGCCCCGCACAGGAACCCACACGGGTTAG
- a CDS encoding SDR family oxidoreductase, whose amino-acid sequence MGVLTGRTALVTGASRGIGRGIAERLGRDGARVGVHYGRNETAAKETVAAIEAAGGSAFAVGAELGLPGDAEALWAEFDRHADGLDILVNNAGIGNTRPIQELDEREYDKVFAVNVKAPLFILKHGMTRLRDGGRVVNISSGLARTAVMPDNMAYAMTKGALDVLSRDLSKVLGPRGITVNSVAPGIIDTDNTAELLHGSADGWAKAAALSALGGVGEPAEVADVVAFLVSDGGRWVTGSWVDVTGGSLT is encoded by the coding sequence ATGGGCGTGCTCACGGGCAGGACGGCACTCGTCACGGGGGCGAGCAGGGGCATCGGGCGAGGGATCGCCGAGCGGCTGGGGCGCGACGGCGCGCGGGTCGGGGTGCACTACGGCAGGAACGAGACGGCGGCGAAGGAGACGGTCGCGGCGATCGAGGCGGCGGGCGGCTCGGCGTTCGCGGTGGGCGCGGAGCTGGGCCTGCCGGGGGACGCCGAGGCGCTGTGGGCGGAGTTCGACCGGCACGCGGACGGGCTGGACATCCTGGTGAACAACGCGGGGATCGGCAACACGCGGCCGATCCAGGAGCTGGACGAGCGGGAGTACGACAAGGTCTTCGCGGTGAACGTGAAGGCGCCGTTGTTCATCCTCAAGCACGGCATGACGCGACTGCGGGACGGCGGCCGGGTCGTCAACATCTCGTCGGGGCTGGCCCGGACGGCGGTGATGCCGGACAACATGGCGTACGCGATGACGAAGGGCGCGCTGGACGTCCTCTCACGGGACCTGTCCAAGGTGCTGGGGCCTCGGGGCATCACGGTGAACTCGGTGGCGCCGGGCATCATAGACACCGACAACACGGCCGAGCTGCTGCACGGCAGTGCCGACGGCTGGGCGAAGGCCGCTGCGCTGTCGGCGCTGGGCGGGGTGGGCGAGCCGGCCGAAGTCGCCGACGTGGTGGCGTTCCTGGTCTCGGACGGGGGGCGGTGGGTCACGGGGAGCTGGGTGGATGTGACGGGGGGTTCGCTCACGTAG
- a CDS encoding SIS domain-containing protein gives MTAAATPDTLSERPGRVMAREMAEQPAVLRRILADGAPAIRDVARQIAARAPRFVLLTARGTSDNAALYAKYLLEIRLGLPCGLTSMSTTTAYGARPDLTGVLVVTVSQSGGSPDLVASTRAAREAGAITLAVTNNPDSPLAGVSEYHIDIMAGPEKALPATKTYTASLLALYLFVEGLRGGDGAPAHVLPDLAGQLLARQDEVRALAARYRFAERMVITSRGYGYPTAKEAALKLMETSYIPALSYSGADLLHGPLAMVDNVSPVIAVVTDGKGGEALQPVLDRLRDRGADLVVIGPRHQVEQASAGFVLPTDDVAEEVQPVLEIIPLQLLAYEVTIARGQDPDAPRALAKVTETR, from the coding sequence ATGACCGCCGCCGCCACACCTGACACCCTCAGTGAGCGCCCGGGCCGGGTCATGGCCCGGGAGATGGCGGAGCAGCCCGCCGTCCTGCGCCGGATCCTGGCCGACGGTGCCCCCGCCATCCGGGACGTGGCACGGCAGATCGCCGCCCGCGCTCCCCGCTTCGTCCTCCTGACCGCCCGCGGCACCTCCGACAACGCCGCCCTCTACGCCAAGTACCTCCTGGAGATCCGTCTCGGCCTGCCCTGCGGGCTCACCTCGATGTCCACCACCACGGCCTACGGCGCCCGGCCCGACCTCACGGGCGTCCTCGTCGTCACCGTCAGCCAGTCCGGCGGCTCTCCTGATCTGGTCGCCTCGACCCGGGCCGCCCGCGAGGCCGGCGCGATCACGCTCGCCGTCACCAACAACCCGGACTCACCGCTCGCCGGCGTCTCCGAGTACCACATCGACATCATGGCCGGACCGGAGAAGGCCCTCCCCGCGACCAAGACGTACACCGCCTCCCTTCTCGCGCTCTACCTGTTCGTCGAGGGCCTGCGCGGCGGCGACGGCGCGCCCGCGCACGTGCTGCCGGATCTCGCCGGGCAACTGCTCGCCCGGCAGGACGAGGTGCGCGCCCTCGCCGCCCGCTACCGCTTCGCCGAGCGCATGGTGATCACCTCGCGCGGCTACGGCTATCCCACGGCCAAGGAGGCCGCGCTCAAGCTGATGGAGACCAGCTACATCCCCGCCCTCTCGTACTCCGGCGCCGATCTGCTGCACGGGCCGCTCGCCATGGTCGACAACGTCTCCCCGGTCATCGCCGTCGTCACCGACGGCAAGGGCGGCGAGGCGCTTCAGCCGGTCCTCGACCGGCTGCGCGACCGCGGCGCCGACCTGGTCGTCATCGGTCCCCGGCATCAGGTCGAGCAGGCGTCGGCCGGCTTCGTCCTGCCGACGGACGACGTGGCCGAGGAGGTCCAGCCCGTCCTGGAGATCATTCCCCTCCAGCTCCTGGCCTACGAGGTCACCATCGCCCGCGGCCAGGACCCGGACGCGCCTCGGGCGCTGGCGAAGGTGACGGAGACCCGTTGA
- the nagB gene encoding glucosamine-6-phosphate deaminase produces MEVVIVPDAKAGGELIAEAMAQLLRRKPDALLGVATGSTPLPVYEALAAKVRSGAVDVTRARIAQLDEYVGLPADHPESYRSVLRREVLEPLGIGMGQFTGPDGTAEDVQGACEAYDKALVDAGGVDLQLLGIGTDGHIGFNEPCSSLASRTRIKTLTEQTRIDNARFFDGDIDQVPHHVITQGIGTILEARHLVLLATGEGKADAVAATVEGPVAAVCPASALQLHPHATVVVDEAAASKLKLADYFRHTYANKPDWQGI; encoded by the coding sequence GTGGAAGTTGTCATCGTTCCGGACGCCAAGGCGGGCGGCGAGCTCATCGCCGAGGCCATGGCCCAGCTGCTCCGGCGCAAGCCCGACGCCCTGCTCGGCGTGGCGACCGGCTCGACGCCGCTGCCCGTGTACGAGGCACTGGCGGCCAAGGTGCGCTCCGGTGCCGTGGACGTCACGCGGGCGCGGATAGCCCAGCTCGACGAGTACGTGGGGCTGCCCGCCGACCATCCGGAGTCGTACCGCTCGGTGCTGCGGCGTGAGGTGCTGGAGCCGCTCGGCATCGGGATGGGCCAGTTCACGGGTCCGGACGGCACGGCAGAGGACGTACAGGGCGCGTGCGAGGCGTACGACAAGGCGCTCGTCGACGCCGGTGGTGTGGATCTTCAGCTGCTCGGGATCGGGACCGACGGGCACATCGGGTTCAACGAGCCGTGTTCGTCGCTGGCGTCGCGGACGCGGATCAAGACGCTGACCGAGCAGACCCGGATCGACAACGCCCGTTTCTTCGACGGCGACATCGACCAGGTGCCGCACCACGTGATCACGCAGGGCATCGGCACCATCCTGGAGGCCAGGCACCTGGTACTGCTCGCCACCGGCGAGGGCAAGGCGGACGCGGTCGCGGCGACGGTGGAAGGGCCGGTCGCCGCGGTGTGCCCCGCGTCCGCGCTCCAGCTCCACCCGCATGCGACCGTCGTGGTCGACGAGGCCGCCGCGTCGAAGCTGAAGCTGGCGGACTACTTCCGGCACACCTACGCCAACAAGCCCGACTGGCAGGGGATCTAG